The following coding sequences lie in one Cucurbita pepo subsp. pepo cultivar mu-cu-16 chromosome LG13, ASM280686v2, whole genome shotgun sequence genomic window:
- the LOC111808313 gene encoding 21 kDa protein, producing the protein MKPQPSSIVSLLFAAGLFLLRLVPSAADAGTFPNATADCSEFIRTSCVITLYPDVCYTSLSRYANAIQQDPASLTRVAITISLANARRMAAYVSNLSHVGDYGADHRVSSALHDCFTNFDDAVDEIRGSLKQMRQINDVDAPSFRFQMSNVQTWMSAALTDQETCTDGFDDVVDGPIKKDVCAKAEKVKKHTSNALALVNSFVEKRIP; encoded by the coding sequence atgaaaccCCAACCGTCTTCTATCGTCTCTCTCCTGTTCGCAGCCGgtctcttcctcctccgccTTGTTCCATCCGCTGCCGATGCCGGAACCTTTCCCAATGCCACCGCCGATTGTTCTGAGTTCATCCGCACTAGCTGCGTCATTACTCTCTATCCTGACGTCTGCTACACTTCTCTCTCTCGCTACGCCAATGCCATTCAGCAGGACCCGGCCTCTCTCACTCGCGTCGCCATTACCATCAGCCTTGCCAACGCCCGTAGAATGGCTGCTTACGTCTCCAACCTGTCTCACGTCGGTGACTACGGCGCTGACCACAGAGTCTCCTCCGCGCTTCACGACTGCTTCACGAACTTCGACGACGCCGTGGACGAGATTCGCGGCTCACTCAAGCAGATGCGCCAGATCAACGATGTCGACGCGCCGTCGTTTAGGTTCCAGATGAGCAACGTGCAGACGTGGATGAGCGCGGCGCTAACGGATCAAGAAACGTGTACGGACGGATTCGATGATGTGGTGGACGGACCGATTAAGAAGGATGTGTGCGCAAAGGCGGAGAAGGTGAAGAAACACACCAGTAATGCCTTAGCGCTGGTGAACAGCTTCGTGGAAAAAAGGATTCCGTGA